CTGGATGACGCTGCCAAAATTCTTTCCTTTGGCGCGGATAAAATCTCCATAAACTCCCCTGCGCTGGCAGATCCGACATTGATTACCCGTCTGGCAGATCGTTTTGGCGTGCAGTGTATTGTGGTGGGCATAGATACCTGGTACGACGCCGAAACCGGCAAATATCATGTGAATCAATATACCGGCGATGAAAGCCGCACCCGCGTCACTCAGTGGGAAACGCTCGACTGGGTAGAGGAAGTGCAAAAACGCGGTGCCGGAGAAATCGTTCTTAATATGATGAATCAGGACGGCGTGCGTAACGGTTACGATCTTGAGCAACTGAAAAAAGTACGTGAAGTCTGCCACGTACCGCTGATTGCCTCCGGTGGCGCAGGCACTATGGAACACTTCCTCGAAGCCTTCCGCGATGCCGACGTCGATGGCGCGCTGGCGGCTTCCGTATTCCACAAACAAATAATCAATATTGGTGAATTAAAAGCGTACCTGGCAACACAGGGCGTGGAGATCAGGATATGTTAACAGAACAACAACGTCGCAAACTGGACTGGGAAAAAACCGACGGGATGATGCCAGTGATTGTACAACACGCGGTATCCGGCGAAGTCGAAGTGTTAATGCTGGGCTACATGAACCCGGAAGCTCTGGACAAAACCATCGAAAGCGGCAAAGTCACCTTCTTCTCGCGTACTAAACAGCGACTGTGGACAAAAGGCGAAACGTCGGGAAATTTCCTCAATGTGGTGAGTATTGCCCCGGACTGCGACAACGACACGCTACTGGTACTGGCGAATCCCATCGGCCCGACCTGCCACAAAGGCACCAGCAGCTGCTTTGGCGACACCGCTCACCAGTGGCTGTTCCTGTATCAACTGGAACAACTGCTCGCCGAACGTAAATCTGCCGATCCGGAAACCTCCTACACTGCCAAACTGTATGCCAGCGGCACCAAGCGCATTGCGCAGAAAGTGGGTGAAGAAGGCGTGGAAACCGCACTGGCCGCGACGGTACATGACCGCTTTGAACTGACCAACGAGGCGTCTGACTTGATGTATCACCTGCTGGTGCTGTTGCAGGATCAGGCGCTGGACTTAACGACGGTAATTGAGAACCTACGTAAACGGCATCAGTGAGTTGCGGGCTGACCGGATGTGATGTAGCTGTCGCATCCGGCAAAAAAAAACGGGCAAGGTGTCACCACCCTGCCCTTTTTATTTAAAGCTGAAAAGATTATTTCGCGTTGTAATTACGCAGCGCATTACGCCCCAGCACAATCCCCGCGCCAACCATACCGCCCAACAGCACAGCCAGAATCAAGGTAATTGCTTTCTTCGGGCTATCGCGACGAATTGGCAGTGTGGGTTTCATAACGTAACGGTAGGCATGAATATCAAGATCATCAACCTTCAGACTTTCGATATCCAGCAGGTTTTGACGAGTCTGATAGTAACCAGGCGAGAAAACCAGCGGACGGGTCGCTTCATGCTTTATCATCGACTCCAGTGCTTCGCTACCTAACAAAAGCAACGTGTCCTGAGTAATATTTTCACCAGTCTGCTGAATCTGCGGCTTTGTTACCTGCGCCTGATTCGCATACTGCAACGCTTCCTGAATCTGGCGGATACGCAGAGTTTTTTGCTCTTGAGCC
The DNA window shown above is from Escherichia sp. E4742 and carries:
- the hisF gene encoding imidazole glycerol phosphate synthase subunit HisF; translation: MLAKRIIPCLDVRDGQVVKGVQFRNHEIIGDIVPLAKRYAEEGADELVFYDITASSDGRVVDKSWVSRVAEVIDIPFCVAGGIKSLDDAAKILSFGADKISINSPALADPTLITRLADRFGVQCIVVGIDTWYDAETGKYHVNQYTGDESRTRVTQWETLDWVEEVQKRGAGEIVLNMMNQDGVRNGYDLEQLKKVREVCHVPLIASGGAGTMEHFLEAFRDADVDGALAASVFHKQIINIGELKAYLATQGVEIRIC
- the hisIE gene encoding bifunctional phosphoribosyl-AMP cyclohydrolase/phosphoribosyl-ATP diphosphatase HisIE, whose translation is MLTEQQRRKLDWEKTDGMMPVIVQHAVSGEVEVLMLGYMNPEALDKTIESGKVTFFSRTKQRLWTKGETSGNFLNVVSIAPDCDNDTLLVLANPIGPTCHKGTSSCFGDTAHQWLFLYQLEQLLAERKSADPETSYTAKLYASGTKRIAQKVGEEGVETALAATVHDRFELTNEASDLMYHLLVLLQDQALDLTTVIENLRKRHQ